Proteins from one Shewanella pealeana ATCC 700345 genomic window:
- a CDS encoding amidohydrolase family protein, which yields MLKNKLTPLYAAIALSLSVPVAAEDNKAWQVNTPADAPLEQIKIEVDEGTWMNVSVSPNGKHVVFDLLGDIYQMPIAGGEAKPLAKGIAWQMQPVYSPDGKYIAFTSDEDGGDNIWVMQADGSNPRPVTKETFRLLNSPAWSPDGQYLVARKHFTGSRSLGAGEVWMYHVAGGDGVKLTERPNEQKDLGEPAYSPDGHYIYFSQDSTPGKTFHYSKDSVKGIYKIKRYDTQTGDIEVLIQGTGGAIRPTPSPDGNKLAYIKRDGFQSSLYLLDLKSGETEKLYGELDRDMQETWAIHGVYPTMSWTTDNNEILFWANGKINKLDVESKSVAQIPFTIKTERAIQPAVRFTQDLDKDVFDVKMLRMAQVSPDGKKVAFEALGKIWVKSLPDGKMSRLTKLDSDLRELFPQWSRDGKKVVFTTWDDQEQGTVSLANVRNKRVKVLTDEPGKYVEPTFSPDGETVVYRKAKGGYITPRTWSQETGLYQVDIDGDKNTKITSAGYQPQFGADNDRVYFMESGETPQLASIGLNGFEKRVHYTSKHATEFRVSPDGKQLAFAERFKVFVTPFAKHGETIKIGPKASNLPVEQLSVRAGESISWNTDSNQLYWTLGPELYQVNVDTQYQQQAEDAEITKVEPSITDLGFTQKADVPRGTIAFVGGNIITMENDEVIENGTVIVKDNHIVSVGPASVIDIPSDAKVIDIKGKTLMPGLFDAHAHGAQGENEIIPQQNWELYSNLSLGVTAIHDPSNDTTEIFASSEQQKAGNIAGPRIFSTGTILYGANLPGYTSHIDSLDDAKFHLERLKKVGAFSVKSYNQPRRNQRQQVIAAARELEMMVVPEGGSLLQHNLTMIADGHTGIEHSLPAANIYDDIKQFWGQTDVGYTPTLVVAYGGISGENYWYDKTDVWAHPRLSMYVPSDILDARSMRRPTAPDEHYNHFNVARVANELNEVGIKANIGAHGQREGLAAHWEMWMFAQGGMSNMEVLKTATINPAKHFAMDHQIGSIKQGKLADLIVIDGNPLEDIRVTDRVTYTMVNGKLFNAETMDQLNGGAKNKGKQRQAFFFEK from the coding sequence ATGTTAAAAAACAAATTAACTCCCCTATATGCTGCCATCGCATTAAGCCTTAGTGTTCCAGTCGCTGCAGAAGATAACAAAGCTTGGCAAGTCAATACACCAGCAGATGCACCTTTAGAACAAATTAAAATTGAAGTCGATGAAGGCACCTGGATGAATGTCAGTGTCAGCCCGAATGGCAAACATGTGGTGTTCGACTTACTCGGTGATATTTATCAAATGCCAATTGCTGGCGGCGAAGCAAAGCCATTAGCCAAAGGCATCGCATGGCAGATGCAGCCGGTTTATAGCCCTGATGGCAAGTATATCGCCTTTACCTCAGATGAAGATGGTGGTGACAACATTTGGGTTATGCAAGCCGATGGTAGTAATCCTCGCCCAGTCACCAAAGAAACTTTCCGCTTATTGAACAGTCCAGCTTGGAGCCCGGATGGGCAATACCTAGTAGCGCGTAAGCACTTTACTGGTAGTCGTAGCTTAGGTGCTGGAGAAGTATGGATGTATCACGTTGCCGGTGGTGACGGTGTAAAACTTACCGAGCGCCCAAATGAGCAAAAAGACTTAGGTGAGCCAGCCTACTCACCAGATGGGCACTATATCTATTTTAGCCAAGATTCGACTCCCGGTAAGACATTCCACTACTCAAAAGACTCGGTAAAAGGCATCTATAAGATTAAACGTTACGATACCCAGACGGGTGATATCGAAGTATTAATCCAGGGAACTGGCGGTGCGATTAGACCAACACCAAGTCCTGACGGTAACAAGCTGGCCTACATTAAGCGTGATGGTTTCCAGTCTTCACTCTATTTGCTCGACCTAAAGTCTGGCGAAACTGAAAAGTTATATGGCGAACTAGACCGAGACATGCAAGAAACTTGGGCTATCCATGGTGTGTATCCAACTATGAGCTGGACCACCGATAATAATGAAATCCTGTTTTGGGCGAACGGTAAGATCAACAAGCTTGATGTTGAATCTAAGTCAGTAGCACAAATTCCATTTACGATTAAGACCGAGCGCGCCATCCAACCAGCTGTTCGATTTACCCAAGATCTTGATAAAGATGTGTTCGACGTGAAGATGCTGCGCATGGCGCAAGTATCTCCTGACGGCAAAAAAGTCGCTTTTGAAGCCCTAGGCAAAATTTGGGTTAAGAGCTTACCCGACGGCAAAATGTCACGCCTAACAAAATTGGATAGCGACCTACGCGAGTTATTCCCACAGTGGTCTCGTGACGGCAAGAAAGTCGTATTCACCACTTGGGATGACCAAGAGCAAGGCACTGTTAGTTTGGCGAACGTGCGCAATAAGCGGGTTAAGGTATTAACGGATGAGCCGGGTAAATATGTAGAACCCACCTTCTCTCCAGATGGGGAAACCGTGGTTTACCGTAAAGCCAAAGGAGGTTACATCACGCCTCGTACTTGGTCACAAGAAACCGGACTTTACCAAGTAGACATCGATGGTGACAAAAATACTAAGATCACCTCTGCAGGTTATCAGCCACAATTTGGTGCCGATAATGACCGTGTCTACTTTATGGAAAGCGGTGAAACACCACAGCTTGCATCTATTGGACTCAATGGTTTCGAAAAACGCGTACACTACACCAGTAAACACGCTACCGAATTCAGAGTCTCACCAGACGGTAAACAGCTAGCCTTTGCCGAACGCTTTAAAGTATTCGTTACTCCCTTTGCCAAGCATGGCGAGACAATTAAAATTGGGCCTAAGGCAAGTAACCTCCCTGTTGAACAGCTAAGTGTTCGCGCAGGTGAAAGCATCAGCTGGAATACCGACAGCAACCAGCTTTACTGGACTCTTGGCCCAGAGCTTTATCAAGTGAATGTTGATACCCAGTATCAACAACAGGCTGAAGACGCTGAAATAACTAAAGTAGAGCCTAGCATTACCGATCTTGGTTTCACTCAAAAAGCAGATGTTCCACGTGGAACAATTGCCTTTGTTGGTGGCAACATCATTACGATGGAAAACGATGAAGTTATCGAAAATGGCACTGTAATCGTTAAAGACAATCACATTGTCAGTGTCGGTCCAGCTTCAGTTATCGATATTCCAAGCGATGCTAAGGTTATCGATATCAAAGGCAAAACCTTAATGCCAGGTTTGTTCGATGCCCATGCTCATGGTGCTCAAGGTGAGAATGAGATCATCCCGCAACAGAACTGGGAGCTGTACTCAAATCTATCTTTAGGTGTTACTGCGATTCATGATCCATCAAACGACACCACTGAAATCTTCGCCTCTTCTGAGCAACAGAAAGCCGGTAATATTGCTGGGCCTCGTATATTCTCAACCGGTACGATTTTATATGGCGCGAACCTACCAGGTTATACCTCTCATATAGATTCGCTAGATGACGCCAAGTTTCACTTAGAGCGCTTGAAAAAAGTTGGCGCGTTCAGCGTAAAGAGCTATAACCAGCCTCGCCGTAACCAACGCCAGCAAGTTATCGCAGCCGCTCGTGAGCTAGAGATGATGGTAGTGCCTGAAGGTGGCAGTTTGTTGCAACACAACTTAACCATGATAGCCGATGGACACACAGGTATTGAGCACTCACTACCTGCGGCCAATATCTATGACGATATTAAGCAGTTCTGGGGCCAAACAGATGTTGGTTACACGCCAACCCTAGTTGTCGCCTATGGCGGTATTTCTGGCGAAAACTACTGGTACGACAAAACTGATGTCTGGGCTCACCCCCGCCTTTCTATGTATGTACCATCAGACATTTTGGACGCTCGCTCAATGCGTCGCCCAACTGCACCTGATGAACATTACAACCATTTTAACGTTGCACGCGTAGCTAACGAATTAAATGAAGTGGGTATCAAAGCCAACATTGGTGCTCATGGTCAGCGTGAAGGTTTAGCGGCTCATTGGGAGATGTGGATGTTTGCCCAAGGTGGCATGAGTAATATGGAAGTATTAAAAACGGCAACCATTAACCCAGCTAAGCACTTTGCCATGGATCATCAAATAGGTTCTATCAAACAAGGTAAGCTCGCAGACCTGATTGTTATCGATGGTAATCCTCTGGAAGATATTCGCGTAACCGACCGAGTAACTTACACCATGGTAAACGGCAAACTGTTTAATGCAGAAACCATGGACCAGTTAAATGGTGGTGCCAAAAACAAAGGCAAGCAGAGACAAGCGTTCTTTTTTGAAAAATAA
- a CDS encoding MOSC domain-containing protein: MASLIGIAFKTEKRGQMITVEQAEVTQAKGVENDIFGRPGKRQITVMSIQKWRLACNEIDNQLPWLTRRANLLIDGLSFSSQDVGKQLIIGKLILEITGETDPCEKMEMAYPGLEQALMSDWRGGVTCRVITGSNIKIDDNVELL; this comes from the coding sequence ATGGCATCACTTATTGGCATTGCATTTAAAACTGAAAAACGTGGTCAAATGATTACGGTTGAACAAGCCGAAGTTACCCAAGCTAAAGGTGTTGAAAACGACATCTTTGGCCGTCCGGGGAAACGCCAAATCACCGTGATGTCTATTCAGAAATGGCGGCTAGCCTGTAATGAAATCGACAATCAACTCCCTTGGCTTACTCGCCGAGCAAACTTACTTATTGATGGCTTAAGTTTTTCCTCACAAGATGTAGGTAAGCAACTTATTATCGGCAAACTCATTTTAGAGATCACTGGTGAAACTGATCCCTGCGAAAAAATGGAAATGGCTTACCCTGGACTCGAGCAAGCATTAATGTCTGACTGGCGCGGTGGCGTAACTTGTCGAGTGATTACAGGTTCAAATATCAAAATAGACGACAATGTTGAATTGCTATAG
- the tusA gene encoding sulfurtransferase TusA, with protein sequence MNDLFNAAQHQLDALGLRCPEPVMMVRKSVRRMNDGETLLIIADDPATTRDIPSFCEFMDHTLIASQTESTPYQYLIKKGL encoded by the coding sequence ATGAACGACCTATTTAATGCTGCGCAACATCAACTCGACGCTTTAGGCTTACGCTGCCCAGAACCTGTGATGATGGTGCGTAAATCAGTAAGGCGCATGAATGATGGTGAAACCTTACTTATTATTGCTGATGATCCTGCAACAACGCGCGATATTCCAAGTTTTTGCGAATTTATGGATCACACCTTAATTGCCAGCCAAACAGAATCGACGCCTTATCAGTACTTGATAAAAAAAGGCTTATAG
- the ybaK gene encoding Cys-tRNA(Pro) deacylase, producing MTPAIDLLVKHKIAHQVHEYHHDPACQAYGLEAAEKIGVAAELVFKTLVVKLDGKQLAVAIIPVAEKLSMKAIAKAAKAKKAAMAEAMEVQRSSGYVLGGVSPLGQKRQLPTVIDQSAASLDKMFVSGGRRGLDIELAPEDIKLLLRAQFAPITAE from the coding sequence ATGACTCCCGCTATCGACCTGCTCGTAAAACACAAGATTGCCCACCAAGTTCATGAGTATCACCATGATCCCGCTTGCCAAGCTTATGGCTTAGAAGCGGCTGAGAAAATCGGTGTTGCAGCTGAGCTGGTATTCAAGACCTTAGTGGTTAAATTGGATGGCAAGCAACTTGCGGTAGCTATCATTCCTGTAGCCGAAAAGCTTAGTATGAAGGCAATCGCAAAAGCAGCCAAAGCCAAAAAAGCTGCGATGGCCGAAGCCATGGAAGTACAGCGTAGCTCAGGCTATGTGCTCGGCGGTGTCAGTCCTTTAGGGCAGAAGCGACAGCTGCCAACGGTTATTGATCAGTCTGCAGCATCGCTCGATAAGATGTTTGTTAGCGGTGGGCGTCGAGGGTTAGATATCGAATTAGCACCTGAAGATATCAAGCTGCTACTAAGAGCACAATTTGCCCCTATCACAGCCGAATAA
- a CDS encoding GNAT family N-acetyltransferase → MKFVLLADNHSAISQIAKWYSDEWGYIGEGRSPKELELKLKDYLNHDKLPLIILAQAGDELLGAAQLRFHEMDIYPEREHWLGGVYVASEHRGKGIANAVVTAIIDKAKELGVSSINLQTEDFTGGLYARLGWQAVEQVTYHGIKVQVMEKSL, encoded by the coding sequence ATGAAATTTGTATTACTTGCCGACAATCATTCTGCCATCAGCCAAATAGCAAAATGGTATAGCGATGAGTGGGGCTATATTGGTGAAGGTCGTAGCCCCAAAGAGCTGGAGTTGAAGCTCAAAGATTACCTTAATCACGACAAACTGCCTTTGATTATCTTAGCCCAAGCTGGCGATGAACTGCTCGGTGCTGCTCAACTGCGTTTCCATGAAATGGATATCTACCCCGAGAGAGAACATTGGCTTGGTGGGGTTTATGTTGCCTCAGAGCATAGAGGTAAGGGCATCGCCAATGCCGTAGTAACCGCTATTATAGATAAGGCCAAAGAGCTTGGAGTAAGCAGCATCAACTTGCAGACCGAAGATTTTACAGGCGGCCTATATGCCCGCCTTGGCTGGCAAGCAGTAGAACAGGTCACTTATCACGGTATTAAAGTGCAGGTTATGGAAAAATCACTTTAA
- a CDS encoding IS3-like element ISSpe1 family transposase (programmed frameshift) yields MTTPIPARVKRTQRDYSLGFKLQVVAAVEKGDMTYKQAQTTYGIQGRSTVLTWLRKHGKMDWTQPVRMTMPKTTKAKETPAQKIKRLEKELEDEHLRNLLLNEAVDIIDAEYGAGLRKKLLSQGARSLQKQKVTSLNRACKLLGITRQAIYQRERRANCRAMELAPVRAMILDIRRFMPRIGGKKLYFLLKPKFIEKGIKLGRDNFFSYLKSEGLLVKPKRNYTKTTNSKHWMKKHPNLLKELVPTAPEEVFVSDITYVQSEQGIHYLSLVTDAFSRKIMGYELSNEMKATDVVKALEMTISNRQYQHRAVHHSDRGLQYCSAVYQLALQRSDIRASMTDGYDCYQNALAERINGILKQEFLLSPCCNLNELKQLVEESIFIYNELRPHLSLGMKTPNQVHKKDQQQKLLV; encoded by the exons ATGACTACACCAATACCAGCCCGCGTTAAGCGAACACAGCGAGATTATTCGTTAGGCTTTAAATTACAAGTTGTAGCTGCCGTAGAAAAAGGCGATATGACTTATAAACAAGCTCAAACAACCTATGGCATCCAAGGTCGCTCCACGGTACTTACTTGGCTTAGAAAGCACGGTAAGATGGACTGGACTCAACCAGTGAGAATGACTATGCCAAAAACAACTAAAGCTAAAGAAACCCCAGCTCAAAAGATTAAGCGCCTTGAAAAAGAGCTGGAAGATGAGCACTTACGTAATCTATTACTCAATGAAGCCGTTGATATTATTGATGCAGAATATGGAGCTGGCCTTAGAAAAAAGT TACTTAGCCAGGGAGCGAGAAGTCTTCAAAAACAGAAAGTAACGAGCTTAAATCGCGCTTGTAAGCTTCTGGGTATAACAAGACAAGCTATCTATCAAAGAGAACGAAGAGCGAATTGTAGAGCAATGGAGTTAGCCCCTGTAAGAGCGATGATACTAGATATCCGTCGGTTTATGCCTCGGATTGGTGGCAAGAAACTCTACTTTTTACTTAAACCTAAGTTCATCGAGAAAGGGATTAAACTTGGGCGCGATAACTTCTTTAGTTACTTGAAAAGTGAAGGCTTGTTAGTCAAACCTAAGCGTAATTATACCAAGACGACTAACAGTAAACATTGGATGAAGAAACATCCAAATTTACTGAAAGAGTTAGTGCCAACAGCACCTGAAGAGGTGTTTGTTAGTGATATAACATATGTGCAATCAGAGCAAGGCATACATTATCTATCATTGGTAACTGACGCGTTCAGTCGTAAAATAATGGGATATGAATTAAGTAATGAAATGAAAGCTACAGACGTAGTCAAAGCGTTAGAAATGACGATAAGTAATCGGCAGTATCAACATCGAGCAGTGCATCACTCAGACAGAGGGTTACAGTATTGCTCTGCCGTTTATCAGTTAGCGTTGCAAAGAAGTGACATCCGCGCATCAATGACCGATGGATATGACTGCTACCAAAACGCACTAGCAGAACGTATAAATGGGATATTAAAGCAAGAGTTTCTATTATCTCCTTGCTGCAACCTTAATGAGTTAAAGCAACTCGTTGAGGAGTCAATTTTTATATACAATGAGCTGAGACCGCACTTAAGCTTGGGTATGAAAACACCTAATCAAGTGCATAAAAAAGACCAGCAGCAGAAGCTACTGGTCTAG
- the fadA gene encoding acetyl-CoA C-acyltransferase FadA — MKNAVIVDCIRTPMGRSKAGVFRNVRAETLSAELMKSLLERNPKLDPNTIEDVMWGCVQQTLEQGFNIARNAALLAGIPKQVGAVTVNRLCGSSMDALHQAARAIMTGQGDTFIVGGVEHMGHVPMNHGVDFHPGLANNVAKASAMMGLTAEMLGKMHGITREQQDAFAVRSHQRAHAATVEGRFANEIVAIEGHDADGALIKVEHDEVIRPETSMESLSGLRPAFDPANGTVTAGTSSALSDGASAMLVMEEEKAKALGLPIRARIRSMAIAGCDAAIMGYGPVPATQKALKRAGLTVDDMDVIELNEAFAAQSLPCVKDLGLMDVVEDKVNLNGGAIALGHPLGCSGTRISTTLINLMEAKDAKYGLATMCIGLGQGIATIFERP; from the coding sequence ATGAAAAACGCCGTTATCGTAGATTGCATTCGTACTCCAATGGGTCGCTCAAAGGCTGGAGTATTTAGAAATGTACGCGCAGAAACTCTTTCTGCTGAACTAATGAAGTCGCTACTTGAGCGCAACCCAAAGCTTGACCCAAACACCATCGAAGATGTGATGTGGGGTTGTGTGCAGCAAACCCTAGAGCAAGGCTTTAATATTGCCCGTAACGCCGCCCTACTCGCTGGCATTCCAAAACAAGTCGGTGCTGTTACCGTAAACCGTTTATGTGGTTCATCTATGGATGCCCTACATCAGGCTGCTCGTGCGATTATGACTGGCCAAGGTGATACCTTTATTGTTGGTGGTGTTGAACACATGGGCCACGTACCGATGAACCATGGTGTCGACTTCCATCCAGGTCTTGCTAATAACGTAGCAAAAGCTTCTGCCATGATGGGGCTTACAGCTGAGATGCTAGGTAAGATGCATGGAATTACTCGTGAGCAGCAAGATGCCTTTGCGGTTCGCTCGCATCAACGTGCTCACGCAGCTACAGTTGAAGGCCGCTTCGCCAATGAAATCGTAGCGATTGAAGGTCATGACGCCGATGGCGCATTGATTAAAGTCGAGCATGATGAAGTGATCCGCCCTGAAACCTCGATGGAATCGCTATCGGGTTTACGCCCAGCTTTTGACCCAGCTAACGGCACAGTTACCGCAGGTACCTCTTCTGCACTTTCAGATGGCGCCTCTGCCATGTTAGTCATGGAAGAGGAAAAAGCCAAAGCGTTAGGCCTGCCTATTCGTGCCCGTATCCGCTCTATGGCTATTGCCGGTTGTGATGCTGCTATTATGGGTTATGGCCCTGTACCTGCCACTCAAAAAGCCCTTAAGCGTGCAGGCCTAACCGTTGATGACATGGATGTTATCGAGCTTAATGAAGCCTTCGCCGCTCAGTCTCTACCTTGTGTTAAAGACCTAGGTTTGATGGATGTGGTCGAAGACAAAGTTAACCTCAACGGTGGTGCCATTGCACTAGGTCATCCACTAGGTTGTTCAGGTACGCGTATTTCAACGACCTTGATTAACCTGATGGAAGCCAAAGATGCCAAATATGGTCTTGCGACCATGTGTATCGGTCTAGGCCAAGGTATCGCGACTATCTTCGAGCGCCCATAA
- the fadB gene encoding fatty acid oxidation complex subunit alpha FadB yields MIYQSPTIEVELLEDNIAHLCFKAQGSVNKFDRETIDSLNAALDSIKQDSSIKALMLSSAKDAFVVGADITEFLGLFAEEDTVLQSWLEQANVVFNKLEDLPFPTISAINGFALGAGCETILATDFRIADTTARIGLPETKLGIIPGFGGTVRLPRVIGADNALEWITSGKDQRPEAALKVGAIDAVVAPEQLKPAALKMLKDALIEKLDWQTRRAKKQAPLTLPKLEAMMSFATAKGMVFKVAGKHYPAPMAVISVIEQAAQLDRAGALQVEHQAFIKLAKTEVAQALIGIFLNDQLVKGKAKKAGKLAKKVNSAAVLGAGIMGGGIAYQSASKGTPIVMKDIAQPALDLGLGEAAKLLTAQVKRGRSTPAKMAAVLNNITPALDYAPVKDADVVVEAVVEHPKVKSMVLAEVEQHVSEDAIITSNTSTISINLLAKSLKKPERFCGMHFFNPVHKMPLVEVIRGENSSDETVASVVAYASKMGKTPIVVNDCPGFFVNRVLFPYFAGFSGLLADGADFAAIDKVMEKQFGWPMGPAYLLDVVGLDTGHHAQAVMAEGFPDRMGKTGKDAIDVMFEAERFGQKNSKGFYQYSVDRRGKPKKDLDPTSYELLQAEFGEQKAFESDEIIARTMIPMIIETVRCLEEGIIASPAEADMGLVYGLGFPPFRGGVFRYLDTMGVANFVALADKYAHLGGLYQVTDTMRELAANNGSYYQQA; encoded by the coding sequence ATGATCTACCAAAGCCCTACAATTGAGGTTGAGTTACTCGAAGACAATATCGCCCACCTGTGCTTCAAGGCACAAGGCTCGGTTAATAAGTTCGACAGAGAAACCATCGACTCATTAAATGCTGCACTCGACAGCATCAAACAAGATTCTAGCATCAAAGCACTTATGTTAAGTTCGGCCAAAGACGCTTTCGTCGTTGGCGCCGATATCACTGAGTTTCTAGGATTATTTGCTGAAGAGGACACGGTCTTACAGTCTTGGTTAGAGCAAGCCAATGTGGTTTTCAACAAGCTAGAAGATCTACCCTTCCCAACAATTTCGGCAATTAATGGTTTTGCACTAGGCGCAGGCTGCGAAACCATTCTAGCTACAGACTTCCGTATAGCAGACACCACTGCCCGCATAGGTCTACCAGAGACTAAGCTGGGAATTATTCCAGGCTTTGGTGGTACGGTACGTTTACCTCGCGTGATCGGTGCCGACAACGCACTTGAATGGATCACATCGGGTAAAGACCAACGTCCAGAAGCGGCACTTAAAGTCGGCGCGATTGACGCAGTTGTAGCTCCAGAGCAACTTAAACCTGCAGCGTTGAAAATGCTAAAAGATGCCCTAATAGAGAAGCTAGATTGGCAGACTCGCCGCGCTAAGAAACAGGCGCCGCTAACACTACCAAAGCTTGAAGCCATGATGTCTTTCGCCACAGCTAAAGGCATGGTGTTTAAAGTAGCTGGTAAACACTACCCTGCACCAATGGCAGTAATTAGTGTCATCGAACAAGCCGCTCAGTTAGATCGTGCTGGTGCGCTTCAAGTGGAGCATCAAGCGTTCATCAAGCTAGCTAAAACAGAAGTCGCACAAGCATTGATTGGCATCTTCCTCAATGATCAGCTCGTAAAGGGTAAGGCTAAGAAAGCGGGCAAGTTAGCTAAGAAAGTTAACTCAGCTGCAGTACTTGGCGCAGGTATCATGGGTGGCGGTATCGCTTACCAAAGTGCCAGCAAAGGTACACCAATTGTAATGAAGGATATCGCTCAACCTGCATTGGATTTAGGTTTGGGCGAAGCCGCTAAGCTGCTTACGGCACAAGTTAAGCGTGGCCGTTCAACCCCTGCTAAGATGGCTGCAGTACTGAACAACATCACTCCAGCACTGGACTATGCCCCAGTAAAAGATGCTGACGTGGTGGTTGAAGCCGTTGTCGAGCATCCAAAAGTTAAATCTATGGTACTGGCGGAAGTTGAACAGCATGTCAGTGAAGATGCCATCATCACCTCAAACACTTCGACTATCTCTATCAACCTACTGGCTAAGAGCCTTAAAAAGCCTGAGCGTTTCTGTGGTATGCACTTCTTCAACCCTGTGCACAAGATGCCGCTAGTCGAAGTCATTCGCGGTGAGAACAGCTCAGATGAAACCGTTGCCTCAGTTGTGGCTTACGCCAGCAAGATGGGTAAGACACCTATCGTAGTTAATGACTGCCCAGGCTTTTTCGTTAACCGTGTACTCTTCCCGTACTTTGCCGGCTTTAGTGGCCTGCTTGCCGATGGCGCCGATTTTGCTGCTATCGACAAAGTGATGGAGAAGCAGTTTGGTTGGCCAATGGGCCCTGCTTACCTGCTCGACGTTGTCGGCCTTGATACTGGCCATCATGCACAAGCAGTAATGGCTGAAGGCTTCCCAGACCGTATGGGGAAAACTGGTAAAGATGCCATCGATGTGATGTTCGAAGCTGAGCGTTTCGGCCAGAAGAACAGTAAAGGTTTCTATCAGTACTCAGTTGACCGTCGTGGTAAGCCAAAGAAAGATTTAGACCCAACCAGCTATGAGTTACTACAAGCTGAGTTTGGTGAACAGAAAGCATTTGAATCAGATGAGATCATCGCTCGCACTATGATCCCTATGATTATTGAGACAGTACGCTGTCTTGAAGAAGGAATTATCGCTTCGCCTGCTGAAGCGGATATGGGCCTAGTTTACGGCCTTGGTTTCCCACCATTTAGAGGCGGCGTGTTCCGCTACCTAGATACTATGGGCGTCGCTAACTTTGTCGCGCTTGCCGACAAATATGCACACCTAGGTGGTCTATACCAAGTGACCGACACTATGCGCGAACTTGCCGCCAACAATGGCAGCTACTACCAGCAGGCTTAA